CGCCCAGCTCCAACGCATCGGCACCGGCGGCAATCAGCGTGTCGATAATTTTCAGGGACTGCTCGGGAGAGGGATCGCCCAGCGTAACAAATGGAACGAACGCGCCTTCCTTTTTCTCTGACAGGCGGTTAAATAACTGTTGATAGCGTTCCATTAGATTTCTCCCCGATCTTTCAAAATATCGTGCACGGTAAAGATGTCTTTATCACCACGGCCGGACAGGTTGACCACCAGCAGTTGCTCCTTCTCTGGCTCCGCTTTGATCATCTTCAAGGCGTGTGCCAGCGCGTGGGAGGATTCCAGCGCGGGAATAATCCCTTCACCGCGGCAGAGTGCTTTGAAAGCATCCAACGCTTCATCATCGGTAATCGAGACATAGTCGGCACGGCCAATGCTGTTCAGATGGGCGTGCTGCGGCCCTACGGACGGGAAATCCAGCCCGGCAGAAATCGAGTAAGATTCTTCAATTTGCCCGTCGGACGTTTGCATCATCGGAGATTTCATGCCGAAATAAATACCAACGCGGCCGTGTTTTAACGGCGCGCCATGCTGTCCGCTTTCAATGCCCAAGCCGCCAGGTTCAACGCCGATCAGACGGACGGTAGTATCATCGATGAAATCAGCGAACATCCCAATCGCGTTAGAGCCACCGCCAACACAGGCCAGTACCGCATCCGGCAAGCGACCTTCTTTTTCCAGAATCTGCGCTTTGGTTTCCTCACCAATCATGCGTTGAAACTCACGCACGATAGTCGGATAA
The nucleotide sequence above comes from Pectobacterium brasiliense. Encoded proteins:
- the trpB gene encoding tryptophan synthase subunit beta, giving the protein MMTLLNPYFGEFGGQFVPQILIPALRQLEEAFVSAQKDPEFQAEFTDLLKNYAGRPTALTLCQNLTAGTKTKLYLKREDLLHGGAHKTNQVLGQALLAKRMGKSEIIAETGAGQHGVATALACALLGLKCRVYMGAKDVERQSPNVFRMRLMGAEVIPVHSGSSTLKDACNEALRDWSGSYETAHYLLGTAAGPHPYPTIVREFQRMIGEETKAQILEKEGRLPDAVLACVGGGSNAIGMFADFIDDTTVRLIGVEPGGLGIESGQHGAPLKHGRVGIYFGMKSPMMQTSDGQIEESYSISAGLDFPSVGPQHAHLNSIGRADYVSITDDEALDAFKALCRGEGIIPALESSHALAHALKMIKAEPEKEQLLVVNLSGRGDKDIFTVHDILKDRGEI